The window TTAGCAGGTTTTTCTCTAAGGAGAATAGGAATTGAGCCGACAAAAGATAGCGAGCACGCACATTCTGATGAAGAGATAAAAATCATTATTGGTGAGAGCCTAAAAGGTGGGTATTTGGATTCTATTGAAAGTGAGATTCTAAAAAATGCTGTTGATTTTAGCGATACAACCGCAAAAGAGATAATGACTCCAAGAAAAGATATAGTATGTTTATTTGAAGATAATACATATGAAGAAAATATAGAAATAATAAAACAAACAAATCATACACGATATCCATACTGCAAAGAAGGAAAAGATAATATAATAGGTATGATACACATTCGTGATTTATTGCAAAATACACTGCAACAAACAGCACCAAAAGAAAACCTCTCAAGCATAGTAAGAGAGCTTATTATTGTCCCTGAAAATGCATCCATATCAAATATACTAACAAAAATGAATAAAAAGCAAATTCATACAGCATTGGTAGTTGATGAATATGGTGGCACTGCAGGACTTCTTACTATGGAAGATATTATAGAAGAAATAATGGGTGATATAAGAGATGAACATGACAAAGAGATTGAAGGTATAGAAAAAATTGATGAGAATAATTACACAATTGATGGAATGCTTGATATCGATAGCGTAGCTGAAAAATTAAATATACCAGAAGATGTAGAACAAGTAACAATTGGCGGATATGTATTTAACCTACTAGGAAAAGAACCTGTTGTAGGCGATAGCGTAGTAGATGAAAATTTTATCTTTGAAGTTTTAGAAGTTGATGGAATGAGGATTAAAACGATAAAGGCAACTAAACTACAAGATAATAATAATAATACAGAAGATGAGGATAGCCAATAAATCTAAAATAATATTAAAGATTCTAATAATTCAATTATGGCAAGTTAGAAAAAAGTTTAAAATTCCCATCTTTAAGCATATTTAATATAGATAAAACAAATAGCTACACTTAAAAAGGAAAAATTAAAAGAGGGTAGCTCCACTTAAGGAAACCTCTTTTCTCCTTATAGATTCTTTGTAATATTTAGGCTTATAATTATTGCCTTTGTGATATACAAACAAA of the Helicobacter sp. MIT 99-5507 genome contains:
- a CDS encoding hemolysin family protein, translating into MVISAIILVGLNGFFVLSEFAIVKVRRSKLEELVKKNKTNAKLALKITKNLDTYLSATQLGITLSSLALGWIGEPAIARLLERLFASFFVNNQILLHSISFIIAFTIITLLHVVCGELIPKSIAIAKAEQATLFVARPLYMFRILFFPLITIFDSLAGFSLRRIGIEPTKDSEHAHSDEEIKIIIGESLKGGYLDSIESEILKNAVDFSDTTAKEIMTPRKDIVCLFEDNTYEENIEIIKQTNHTRYPYCKEGKDNIIGMIHIRDLLQNTLQQTAPKENLSSIVRELIIVPENASISNILTKMNKKQIHTALVVDEYGGTAGLLTMEDIIEEIMGDIRDEHDKEIEGIEKIDENNYTIDGMLDIDSVAEKLNIPEDVEQVTIGGYVFNLLGKEPVVGDSVVDENFIFEVLEVDGMRIKTIKATKLQDNNNNTEDEDSQ